In Limnohabitans sp. TEGF004, the genomic window TTGAGCGCGTCTGCTGCGATGCAGTTGGATTTGCCAGCGGTGCATCACACCGAGGCGTCGTTCCGTTATGCAATGAATGAAGATGCCATGGCCACGGAGAAGCTGGCAGAAGGTATTCGCGCGTTCTGCGTAGATGCGGTGAAGCTGGAAGCCTTGATGCATTAAGTACCTGTGCGCAGACGAAAAAAAGCCCCGCAATGTGGGGCTTTTTTTATTGGATTTGTCAGTCTGCAAAAAATGCATCCCGACGCAGCATGAGAGTACAGGGCAAGGCGCAGGCGCGCTGACAGTGGCTTAGCCACGGCAAGCGGCTGCAACGCCGCCCTGTGCTCTCAGGAAAGGAGCATATTTACATGCCCATGCCGCCCATACCACCCATGCCGCCCATGCCACCCATATCAGGCATGCCGCCGCCGGCTTCGTCTTTTGGTGCTTCTGAAACCATGCACTCGGTGGTCAACATCAAGCTAGCCACTGACGCTGCGTTTTGCAATGCAGTGCGGGTCACTTTGGTTGGGTCCAAGATGCCCATTTCGATCATGTCACCGTAGGTGTCGTTGGCAGCGTTGAAGCCGTAGTTGCCTGTACCAGCCAACACTGCGTTCACCACAACGGATGGCTCGCCACCTGCGTTGTAAACGATTTCGCGCAATGGGGCTTCGATGGCTTTCAACACCAGTTTGATACCGGCGTCTTGGTCAGCGTTGTCACCTTTGATGGTGCCAGCTGTTTGACGTGCACGCAGCAATGCCACGCCGCCACCAGCCACGATGCCTTCTTCCACAGCAGCGCGAGTGGCATGCAGGGCGTCTTCGACGCGGGCTTTCTTTTCTTTCATCTCGACTTCGGTGGCAGCGCCAACCTTGATCACGGCAACACCGCCAGCCAACTTGGCCACGCGTTCTTGCAGTTTTTCACGGTCGTAGTCAGATGTGGCTTCTTCGATTTGCACGCGCACTTGTTTGACGCGGGCTTCGATGTCAGCAGCTGCACCAGCACCGTCGATGATGATGGTGTTTTCTTTGCCCACTTCGATGCGCTTGGCTTGGCCGAGGTCAGCCAGAGTCACTTTTTCGAGTGTCAAGCCAACTTCTTCGGCAATCACTTTGCCGCCGGTCAAGATAGCGATGTCTTCCAACATGGCTTTGCGACGATCGCCAAAGCCTGGAGCCTTGACAGCCACAACCTTCAAGATGCCACGGATGGTGTTGACCACCAAAGTAGCCAAGGCTTCGCCTTCGACTTCTTCAGCAATGATCAACAAAGGACGGCCAGCTTTTGCAACGGCTTCCAATGTAGGCAACAAGTCGCGGATGTTGCTGATCTTCTTGTCAAACAACAACACGAATGGGTTGTCCAACAAAGCAGCTTGCTTTTCTGGGCTGTTGATGAAGTAAGGAGACAGGTAGCCGCGGTCGAATTGCATGCCTTCCACAACGTCGAGTTCGTTGTTCAAAGACTTGCCGTCTTCCACAGTGATCACGCCTTCTTTGCCCACTTTTTCCATGGCGTTAGCGATGATCTCGCCAATGCTGTGGTCGCTGTTAGCAGAGATAGAACCGACTTGAGCGATTTCTTTGGTGGTTGTGGTGGCCTTGGTGGCTTTCTTCAACTCTTCGATCAACGCTGCAACAGCTTTGTCGATACCGCGCTTCAAGTCCATGGGGTTCATGCCGGCGGCAACGTACTTCATGCCTTCGCGCACGATGGCTTGAGCCAACACGGTGGCGGTTGTAGTGCCGTCACCAGCGTTGTCAGAAGTCTTGGAAGCAACTTCCTTGACCATCTGAGCGCCCATGTTTTGCAACTTGTCTTTGAGTTCGATTTCTTTGGCCACAGACACGCCGTCTTTGGTCACGGTAGGGGCGCCGAAAGAACGCTCCAGAACCACGTTACGACCCTTAGGGCCCAAAGTCACTTTGACCGCGTTGGCCAAAATGTTCACGCCTTCAACCATGCGTGCGCGGGCTTCGCCGCCGAAAATTACGTCTTTTGCTGCCATTTTGATATTTCCTTAAATTTCTGAATCGGTGAACTTATTCGACGACGGCGAAGAGGTCTTCTTCTTTCATCACCAACAGTTCGTCACCAGCCACCTTGACGGTTTGGCCGCTGTACTTGCCGAACAACACGCGGTCGCCGACTTTGACGGTCAAAGCTTTGACGTCGCCTTTGTCGTTGGTCTTGCCTGGGCCGACGGCCAAGACTTCACCTTGATCTGGCTTTTCAGCAGCTGAGTCAGGAATCACGATGCCTGAGGCAGTTTTTGTTTCGCTGTCGATACGTTTCACGATCACGCGGTCGCCGAGAGGACGAAGTTTCATTGCATCTCCAAATAAGAGCTAAGGGTTTGAAAGCAAAGCGCCCAGACAGTCTGGACGCCGGTAAAGCCACTGGTTGGGCGCTGTTAGCACTCCCAACCATTGAGTGCTAATTTTAGGTCATCTGGGTGGATTTCAAGGGCTGGTAAACCGAATGCGATATGGAAATAAATCAGTAAGTATTTATTTTGTAAGAAATTGGTGTTAAATTTTAGCTTTTAATCCGAAGGCACTATGCATTAATGGTGCTGAGCAGGTAAAGGAGCTTGTATGAGTTTGTTGAAATATCAAATCCCAGTTTTGGCTATGTTTGTGTTCGGTTCCGCGTGCGTGTGTGCCCAAAGCGGAAATGCACGCAAGGCGATAAATGAGTCTGGTCAAGCAAGTACAAACGCCGTCAATAGTGCTGGCCACGGTATCTTGGCTTCAGGTCAAGTGACTTCAGCAGTAGTTGCTGTTCCACTGTCTGTAGGCGGTGCAGTTTTAGGTACGGCTGCATCTGTTGCCAATGGCATGGCTAACGCTGCTTTAAATGCTGCAGCAGAACCGATTGGTCGGCCACTGCCAGTGACAGATCATGTGATTACGACAATGCCACCAAGTGAGGCATTGACTAAAGAACGAGTCAATTAATTGAAGGCTGTCACTATGAAGTTATTTACACGTGTCGGATTTTCAATTTGCTTAATCTTCTTTTGTGCAACTGCTGTTTTTGCGCAAGGCTTTAGTTCAAGCAGCTCTGCTGCGACAGAAGTGGCGCATTTCAAGCCAGAGCAAATTGTCAAATTTGCTAAAAAAGTTGAGCGCACGCTTGGCGCTACGGGAGCTCGTGTTGCGATTATTGCGAGGATGGGGAGGCCTGCTTCAGAGCTGCCCGAGGGGATGCATTTCACACATGTTGCCTTGGCTGTTTATTCCGAAATTACAGCCGCCAATGGTGAAAAAATGCGTGGTTATGCTATTCACAATTTGTACCAGCAAGATGGCCAGCCTGATGTCAGTGATCTTGTTCAGGATTACCCGGTAGATTTTTTTGCTGGCGTTGCAACATTGGAGTCGGGTTTGATCATTCCATCACCTGAATTGCAGGCTAGGTTGCTCAATGTCATTTCTTCTCCGACGTATAAGCAGCTGCATCAACGTGACTATTCGGTTATCGCTAATCCATATAGCTTAGGCCGTCAAAACTGTACGGAGTTTGTTTTGGATGTGGTGAATGCAGCGATCTACCAAACCAGCGATATCTCTGTCATCAAGGTAAATACAAAAGCCTATTTTGTTGCCCAGCCTGTGAAGGTGAGTCCATTTAAGTTGATGCTCGGGTCTATGTTTAGTGCCGAGGTGTCAACGGCAGATCACTTGGGACAGCCTGTGACTGCAACGTTTGAGCGGATTGCTGATTACTTACAGAAATACGATCAAGGCTCGATGGTCAAAACAATTTATCCAGATTGAATTCACATAACCCCAAAAAAGCGCCCTTGAGGCGCTTTTTTTATTCGCTGCGGGTTTGCGCGCAACGGATGTCGGCCATGACGCGGTAGTCGGTCAAGGCGCTGTCCCACATGCGGGCTTCGCGCTCGGCTTTGAGCCAAGCCACGCATTGGCGCTTGCAGTATTTGCCGAAGCCAGCCAAGCCCACCAGAACCGCCGTCCACAAAATGACCCAAGCGCCCAGTTCTTGACCTTCTGGTGAGGCATCGACGATGTCGTAGATGGAGGCGATCAAGCTCAAGGCGCCAAACATCAATAAGGCTGCTGCATAGGTGCTTTCTTGTTGCAGGCGTTGGATAGCGGCCTTGACCGATGTGTAAGCGCGCTCAAAGCGGGCAACGCCGGGGTGGCTGGTGGTGTAGCTGAGGTTGACGAATGCGGTCATATGAGGTCCTTAAATGTCTTTGTCAGACTGAAGTAAGGATGAATTATAGGGTTAACCCTAAACCATCTCAGGATTGAGGCTTTAATTTTGGGTAAGTCAAGAATAAAGCTGTGTGTAACTAACAATGTTTAATAAAAATCTAAAAATGAAGGGTTTACACTCTATTTGTAACTCTAAATATGTATTTTTAGTTTCTGGCTTGTATTTTATGAGCTAATTTTTGTACTTGGCACTTTGCCAGATTTTGAAATTGAAGGATGTTTATGAAAACGATCAGCCGCGTGTTGGTTTCTCTCGTCTTGGTGGCTACGGCCGGTATCGCTAGCGCTCAAACTGCAGCAAAAGACTTCTATGTTGAAGGTGGTTTGTTGGGTCTGAAATTTAAAGCTAACAATACGGTTGACACGCCAAAGTTGGCCCGTTTCATTGTTGGTAAAGAGATCAGCGCTAATTTGGCAGTTGAGGCCATGGGTGCGTTCACTGTTGAAAAAGCAGATGGCTTGTCTGCCAACGAGTTAGGTGTGTTTGCCAAACCTAAAATGCTGGTTGCCAAAGATACGAACGCATTTATTCGCGTTGGCGCTGCACGTACGGGTGCTGGCGGTTCAGGTAGCGGTCATATCACTCGTGCTGCATATGGCTTCGGTGTAGAAACACAATTGACCAAAGATGTTTACGGTCAAATCGACTACATGCACTACGCTAAAAGTGGTGATTTGAATGTGCGCGGTTTCACCGTTTCTGTCGGTACTCGCTTCTAAATCAAGCTAGGCCAACAAAAACGCCTTGCAATGCAAGGCGTTTTTTTATGTCTGCAGAAAAAGATCAAAGCATCAAGGCAGCTCTAAGTTTTCTGCGGGGGCTGTGGCATCACGTGGCCCGACCAACCCAAGTTTGGCTTTGAGCGACTGCGGCTGGCCAGTGATGAGCGCGGCGTAGTTGGTGGTGTTGGACAGCACTTTTTTCACATAGTCGCGCGTTTCGTTGAAGGGCACGTTCTCAGCCCAAATGGCACCTTCCAATACGGGGCCGGTGCCATCGTTGGGCGCACGCCAGCGGCGTGAGCGGCTTGGGCCTGCGTTGTACGCGCCAGCAGCCAAGGGCATGGAGCCTTCAAAGCTGTCGAGCACCAGTTTCAAGTAGCCGGTGCCGATGGCGATGTTGGTGTCGCGGTCGCTGATTTGGTCGGGTGTGAAGCCAGTCAAGCCGATTTTGCGAGCCGTCCACTTGGCGGTGGCGGGCATGACTTGCATGAGGCCCGAGGCACCCACGTGTGAACGTGCGTCGGTGACGAAGCGGCTTTCTTGGCGAATCAAACCGTACACATAGGCGGGGTCGAGGTTGATGGTTTTGGCGCGGGCAATGACTGCGTCTTTGTGCGGCATAGGAAAGCGTTGCTCAAAGTCGACGACGGCACGTGTGCGCTCGCTGGTGTTGATGCATCGGTCCCACACTTGGTTGTCGCAGGCGACTTGGGCCGCGGCCAACAACTCGCGGTCGCTCATCATGCCGGCTTTGCCTTGGGCATCCACCAGATTGGTGGCGTAGTTCCATTCGCGTACACCTTCAGAGCGCAAGCCTATGCCGATGGCGTAGAGCGCGCGTTGCAGCGATGGGTTGCGGCGGGCCGCATCCATTTCTTCGGCGGTAGGTGCTGGTGGGCGCGCGGGGGCGGTCACTTTGCGGCCCAGTTCTTCGAGGGCGAGTTGCTCGTAAAAACCGCGTACGCCTGCAATGCTTTCCAACATCGCATTGGCTTCTTGCTGAATTTGTGATGTGACTTTTTTGCGGGCCAGCAAAGCGCGTGCGTACCAATAAATCCAGGTGGGGTCTTTGCGTGCCTCAGCGCTCATGGCGTTGATGGCGTTTTCGACCACGGGCCATTTGGGCGTGTTGCCAGCGCGCAAAGCCGCACGCACTTTCCAGCTCAACATGTCGTCGTTGAGGTCTTTGTCGTGTGCCACGCGGGCGAAGTGTGTGAGCGCGTCGTCATCCAAGCGCATGGCGGATTGACGGCCAATCACGCCCCAAACCCAATGGCGCTCTTCGGTGGTGAGGTAAGGCTGCCACTTGTTGCGCATCAGTTTGTCGGCTTTGTCGGCATCACTGGTGGCTACTTTGATGATGGCCATGACCACCAACTCTTGGCGCACTTTCTGAGGCGCAGCAATGTGCTTGGCCAAAAACTTTTCAGCGTTATTGATGGCTTCTGGCACTACGTTGGCAGCATCGGGGGCGACGATTTGTACGGCGTTGCGTGCGGTGCGTGGGCGGTTGTGCTCCACCATCAATCGGGCTTTGCGCCAAATGTCGAGCGCGGTGAATTGCTTGGTGAAGTACAGACGGTCAGCGGCCAAGGTGCAGCCGTCGTCGGCCTCTTTCATGCCCATCCAGTTTTTGCGTACCTCGTCGGCAATGGATGCGCTGGCTTGTGGGCCTTTTTCCAGCAGCTCCACCGTCAAGAAGTAGCAGCGCAGTTCGCGGTCATCGCGCATGCGGTAGTGGGGATGCTCGTCGCTGAGCGTGGTCCAGTCGCGGCGTTGGCCCAAGAGCAGCAGCCAGTCGTTGCGCAAGCGGTCCTCTTGGTAAGTGGCGGGGTAGCGGGTAAAGAAGGCGCGCACTTCTTGTGAAGATGCTTCGTCTAAGCGTGCTTTGAGTTCCCAATACGCAGCCCAAGGCTCGAGCGGGTGGCCTTTGGCTTGGGGCAGCAGGGCGCTCAGGCGCTTGCGGTCGCCGCGCTTGAAGGCTTGGGCCATGTCGGTGATGACCGTATCGGCCTGCGCGTTGTTGGCCGAGGGCGCGGCTAAGCTGGGTTGAACGGCACCAAACGCAAGGAAAACGCTGGCAAACAATGACACAATGACTCGAAATTTCATGGCTTGATTATCTGTGGACAAAAAAACCTTGCGCCAGCAGCTCATTGAAGAGCGTTTGAACATGCCCGATAGGCTGGAACGGGCCGACATGTTGCAGCGCGTGATGCGCATTTGGTTGTTCAACCGACCCGACACGGTGATTGGTGCTTATTGGCCCATCAAGGGCGAGTTTGACCCCCTGCCTGCCTTGCACCGCTGGAAAGAAGACGGCGAGCTGTCAGACCAGCCCCAGCGCAGGCGCATTGGTTTGCCTGTGATCGACAAGGCGCACAAAACACTCACCTTCCACGCGTGGTACCCCGGCTGCCCGATGGAAGAAGATGCCTACGGCATTCCCAAACCCAAAGACACCGAAGTGATCGTGCCCACCTTGTTGTTTGTGCCTTGCGTGGGCTATGGGCCGGGTGGTTTCCGCCTAGGCTATGGCGGTGGTTTTTATGACCGCACCTTGGCCACTTTGCAACCTAAACCGTTCACGGCGGGCTTGGGCTTTACCAATGGGTTTTTGCCAGACCTGATGCCCGAAGCGCATGACATGCCGCTGGACGCGCTGCTCAATGACAACGGGGTGGTTTGGCCGATGGGCTAAGCCTCATTTGGCTTAGGGCGCTTACTTTTGCGCCATCAAAACTTTGAAATCAGCTTCGTAGCCACGCAGTGCTTCCAGCATGCGCTGGCGTTGAGCTGGCGTGGTGCTGTTGTGCAGCTTGGCAAAGCCTTCGCAGTTCTCGTTCCACAGTTCGCGGTTGTAGGTGCGGTAGCGCTCGTTGGGGGAGTTCAAGCTGCGCTCAGTCAAGCCGCGTAACAAAGCTTGTGCTTGCGCAGTGGCGCTGCCCTCTTGCATCGTGCGTTGCAAGGTTTGCAGCGTGTCGGCTTGACGGCGTTCACGCTCGGCGTGGCTGAGCTTGGGGTCAAAGATGGATTCAACCAACCACTTGTGCAGCACTTCGCGCTGCGGCTTGTCTAAGCGGCCATAAAAATCTTCCAGGCGGTTGGTGGCTTGCTTGGTGCGAAAACGCAAGCGGTCTTCGGCGTTCGGGTCAAGCCAATCCTCTTTCCAAGTTTTGTTGGTCTTGTCAAAGCGTTGGCGGATGTTGCGCAGCTGTTCGGGCTTGAGCTGCGTGGCCAGCTTCGCGTTGGCGGGCTCTACAAAGCGCAGCAGGGTGACAAAGCTGCTTTTCATATCTTCGGTCACTGCACACACTTGCGCGGGCGTGATGTCATTCGGCGCCATGGCTTGCATGCGTTTGAGCAAGGCCACGTATTCGGGCAGCTGTTGGTGGCGATGCCAGCGTTGCAAATCGGTCAGTGTGTCGCGGGTGAATTGCTTTTGCTCGCCTTGAAAATCGGCATAGCTGTCTAACCACCAATAAATCAGATCGTCGCTTTGGTTATAGACCAGCTTGATGGTGCTGCAACCGTTCAAACCCACGAGTGCCGCCAGTGCAAAACCAAAAGAGGCATGGCGGATAATTCTCTGCAAGATAAGGATGAATGACATGAAGGCTTTGGATGTGGTGATCATGGCTGCCGGCAAAGGCACCCGAATGAAGAGCAGTATGCCTAAGGTTTTGCACCGTTTGGCGGGCAAGGCTTTGGTGCAGCACGTGATTGACACCGCACGCACGCTGAAGGCGCGCCACACCATCGTCATCACTGGTCATGGCGCAGAGCAAGTCGAACCCGCTTTGTTGGCCGCCAACGCCGCAGACAACTTGCAATTCGCCCGCCAAATGCCACAACTCGGCACTGGCCATGCTGTGCAGCAAGCCGTGCCTTTGTTGGCCGATGACGGCGTGGTGGTGGTGCTGTCGGGCGATGTGCCTTTGACGCAAGCGGACACACTGCAAGCCTTGCTCGACTTGTGCGACGGCAAACAACTGGCACTCCTCACCATCGACTTTGCAGACCCCACAGGCTACGGCCGAATCGTGCGCAGCCCCAGCGGCCAAGTGCATGCCATCGTGGAGCACAAAGATGCCAACGACGAACAACGCGCGATCAACGAGGTGTACAGCGGCATCATGGCCGTGCCCGCCAAGTTGCTCAAGCCATGGCTGGCGCGCTTGGACAACAACAACGCGCAACAAGAGTTTTATCTGACCGATGTGGTCAAGTTCGCCGAGGCCGATGGTGTGTCCGTGGTGGCTCACAAAATTAGCGATGCCGCGCAAGTGGCGGGCGTCAACAGCCCCACACAACTGGCCGAGCTAGAGCGCGCGTTTCAACTGCGTCAAGCCCATGCCTTCATGGCCGACGGCGTGCGCATCATCGACCCCGCACGCTTTGATGTGCGCGGCCATTTGAGCTGCGCGCAAGACGTTGAGATTGATGTGAACTGCATCTTCCAAGGCTGCGTGTCGTTAGGCCAAGGCGTGAAGATTGGCGCGAACTGCGTCATTGCCAACTGCACCATCGAAGCGGGCGCAGTGATTCACCCCTTCACCCACATCGACGGCGAAAAACTGGGCGTGACGGTGGGCGAGGGCGCATTGATTGGCCCATTCGCCCGCTTGCGCCCTGGCGCACAACTGGCAGCCGAGGTGCACATTGGCAACTTTGTGGAAGTCAAAAACTCAACGATGGCCAAAGGATCAAAGGCCAACCACTTGGCCTACTTGGGCGACGCCACGGTGGGCGAGCGCGTCAACTACGGCGCAGGCAGCATCACCGCCAACTACGACGGGGCTAACAAGCACCGCACCGTCATCGAAGCCGATGTGCATGTGGGCAGTAACTGCGTGTTGGTGGCGCCCGTCACCATTGGCGCCGGCGGCACAGTGGGCGGTGGCTCGACGATTACCAAGAGTACCGAAGCAGGTGCGCTGAGTGTGGCGCGGGGTAAGCAAATCAGCATTGCCAACTACAAGCGACCTGAGAAAAAGCCGAAGGCTTAAAACGAAAAAGGCAGCCTAGGCTGCCTTTTTTATTCGTTGCGCAGCACCGGCCAAGTGCTGGTGAACTTCGCCCGCTTGGTCGCAAAAAACGCTTTCACATTTCGCACATTCGCATCTTGCGTGAGCAGTCGTTGCGTGATGGCCAGATAGTCGGGCATGTCTGCCGCTTGCACCACCAACACAAAGTCAGGCCCGGGCGACACGCGCCAACATTGCTGCACGGCGTCGTCGGCCACGGCGCGTTGCTCGAAGGCGTCTAGGTGCTCTGCGCCTTGCGCGTCTAGCGTTACCTCCACCAAAGCGGTCAGGCCGTGCCCTAGTGCTTCGCCCAACTTGTCGGAGCTCAGCACCGCGATTTGTCGCTCTATCCAGCCCTCATCTGTCAGCCGCTTGACGCGGCGCAGGCAGGTGGGCGGCGAAATTTTGAAGCGCTCAGCCAAGGACACGTTGCTGAGTGTGGCGTCGTGCTGCAGGGCGTCGAGCAGCTTGAGATCGGTCTCGTTTAGAAATTCTTGTTTCATAAATATCATTTAATTGAAATTAAATTTCAAATTAAGTTAATGATGGAATTTTCGTTCAAATTTTAGAAAAAATAAACAAGAAATTTCTTTTAAGGCTGCTTAATATCTAGGCAACCCAATTTAGGAGTGCTCTTTATGTGTGGCATCGTCGGCGCCGTTTCTACCCGCAACATCGTTCCCATCCTCGTGCAAGGCTTGCAGCGGCTGGAATACCGTGGCTATGACTCTTGCGGCGTGGCGGTGCATTCGGCCAGCTTGGGCGCCAAGCAGGGCGGCTTGCAGCGTGCGCGCAGCACGGCACGCGTGTCCGAGCTGATGGACCAAGTCAAGGCTGATCACATCGAAGGCGGCATTGGCATTGCGCACACACGCTGGGCCACGCACGGTGCGCCTGCGGTACACAACGCGCATCCCCACTTCAGCCACGGCACAGGTGCTGGCGCGGGTGT contains:
- a CDS encoding DUF2145 domain-containing protein; protein product: MKLFTRVGFSICLIFFCATAVFAQGFSSSSSAATEVAHFKPEQIVKFAKKVERTLGATGARVAIIARMGRPASELPEGMHFTHVALAVYSEITAANGEKMRGYAIHNLYQQDGQPDVSDLVQDYPVDFFAGVATLESGLIIPSPELQARLLNVISSPTYKQLHQRDYSVIANPYSLGRQNCTEFVLDVVNAAIYQTSDISVIKVNTKAYFVAQPVKVSPFKLMLGSMFSAEVSTADHLGQPVTATFERIADYLQKYDQGSMVKTIYPD
- a CDS encoding Lrp/AsnC family transcriptional regulator, translated to MKQEFLNETDLKLLDALQHDATLSNVSLAERFKISPPTCLRRVKRLTDEGWIERQIAVLSSDKLGEALGHGLTALVEVTLDAQGAEHLDAFEQRAVADDAVQQCWRVSPGPDFVLVVQAADMPDYLAITQRLLTQDANVRNVKAFFATKRAKFTSTWPVLRNE
- a CDS encoding outer membrane beta-barrel protein; this encodes MKTISRVLVSLVLVATAGIASAQTAAKDFYVEGGLLGLKFKANNTVDTPKLARFIVGKEISANLAVEAMGAFTVEKADGLSANELGVFAKPKMLVAKDTNAFIRVGAARTGAGGSGSGHITRAAYGFGVETQLTKDVYGQIDYMHYAKSGDLNVRGFTVSVGTRF
- a CDS encoding 5-formyltetrahydrofolate cyclo-ligase, with translation MDKKTLRQQLIEERLNMPDRLERADMLQRVMRIWLFNRPDTVIGAYWPIKGEFDPLPALHRWKEDGELSDQPQRRRIGLPVIDKAHKTLTFHAWYPGCPMEEDAYGIPKPKDTEVIVPTLLFVPCVGYGPGGFRLGYGGGFYDRTLATLQPKPFTAGLGFTNGFLPDLMPEAHDMPLDALLNDNGVVWPMG
- a CDS encoding DUF6279 family lipoprotein, translated to MSFILILQRIIRHASFGFALAALVGLNGCSTIKLVYNQSDDLIYWWLDSYADFQGEQKQFTRDTLTDLQRWHRHQQLPEYVALLKRMQAMAPNDITPAQVCAVTEDMKSSFVTLLRFVEPANAKLATQLKPEQLRNIRQRFDKTNKTWKEDWLDPNAEDRLRFRTKQATNRLEDFYGRLDKPQREVLHKWLVESIFDPKLSHAERERRQADTLQTLQRTMQEGSATAQAQALLRGLTERSLNSPNERYRTYNRELWNENCEGFAKLHNSTTPAQRQRMLEALRGYEADFKVLMAQK
- the glmU gene encoding bifunctional UDP-N-acetylglucosamine diphosphorylase/glucosamine-1-phosphate N-acetyltransferase GlmU encodes the protein MKALDVVIMAAGKGTRMKSSMPKVLHRLAGKALVQHVIDTARTLKARHTIVITGHGAEQVEPALLAANAADNLQFARQMPQLGTGHAVQQAVPLLADDGVVVVLSGDVPLTQADTLQALLDLCDGKQLALLTIDFADPTGYGRIVRSPSGQVHAIVEHKDANDEQRAINEVYSGIMAVPAKLLKPWLARLDNNNAQQEFYLTDVVKFAEADGVSVVAHKISDAAQVAGVNSPTQLAELERAFQLRQAHAFMADGVRIIDPARFDVRGHLSCAQDVEIDVNCIFQGCVSLGQGVKIGANCVIANCTIEAGAVIHPFTHIDGEKLGVTVGEGALIGPFARLRPGAQLAAEVHIGNFVEVKNSTMAKGSKANHLAYLGDATVGERVNYGAGSITANYDGANKHRTVIEADVHVGSNCVLVAPVTIGAGGTVGGGSTITKSTEAGALSVARGKQISIANYKRPEKKPKA
- the groL gene encoding chaperonin GroEL (60 kDa chaperone family; promotes refolding of misfolded polypeptides especially under stressful conditions; forms two stacked rings of heptamers to form a barrel-shaped 14mer; ends can be capped by GroES; misfolded proteins enter the barrel where they are refolded when GroES binds); its protein translation is MAAKDVIFGGEARARMVEGVNILANAVKVTLGPKGRNVVLERSFGAPTVTKDGVSVAKEIELKDKLQNMGAQMVKEVASKTSDNAGDGTTTATVLAQAIVREGMKYVAAGMNPMDLKRGIDKAVAALIEELKKATKATTTTKEIAQVGSISANSDHSIGEIIANAMEKVGKEGVITVEDGKSLNNELDVVEGMQFDRGYLSPYFINSPEKQAALLDNPFVLLFDKKISNIRDLLPTLEAVAKAGRPLLIIAEEVEGEALATLVVNTIRGILKVVAVKAPGFGDRRKAMLEDIAILTGGKVIAEEVGLTLEKVTLADLGQAKRIEVGKENTIIIDGAGAAADIEARVKQVRVQIEEATSDYDREKLQERVAKLAGGVAVIKVGAATEVEMKEKKARVEDALHATRAAVEEGIVAGGGVALLRARQTAGTIKGDNADQDAGIKLVLKAIEAPLREIVYNAGGEPSVVVNAVLAGTGNYGFNAANDTYGDMIEMGILDPTKVTRTALQNAASVASLMLTTECMVSEAPKDEAGGGMPDMGGMGGMGGMGGMGM
- the groES gene encoding co-chaperone GroES — protein: MKLRPLGDRVIVKRIDSETKTASGIVIPDSAAEKPDQGEVLAVGPGKTNDKGDVKALTVKVGDRVLFGKYSGQTVKVAGDELLVMKEEDLFAVVE
- a CDS encoding lytic transglycosylase domain-containing protein — encoded protein: MAQAFKRGDRKRLSALLPQAKGHPLEPWAAYWELKARLDEASSQEVRAFFTRYPATYQEDRLRNDWLLLLGQRRDWTTLSDEHPHYRMRDDRELRCYFLTVELLEKGPQASASIADEVRKNWMGMKEADDGCTLAADRLYFTKQFTALDIWRKARLMVEHNRPRTARNAVQIVAPDAANVVPEAINNAEKFLAKHIAAPQKVRQELVVMAIIKVATSDADKADKLMRNKWQPYLTTEERHWVWGVIGRQSAMRLDDDALTHFARVAHDKDLNDDMLSWKVRAALRAGNTPKWPVVENAINAMSAEARKDPTWIYWYARALLARKKVTSQIQQEANAMLESIAGVRGFYEQLALEELGRKVTAPARPPAPTAEEMDAARRNPSLQRALYAIGIGLRSEGVREWNYATNLVDAQGKAGMMSDRELLAAAQVACDNQVWDRCINTSERTRAVVDFEQRFPMPHKDAVIARAKTINLDPAYVYGLIRQESRFVTDARSHVGASGLMQVMPATAKWTARKIGLTGFTPDQISDRDTNIAIGTGYLKLVLDSFEGSMPLAAGAYNAGPSRSRRWRAPNDGTGPVLEGAIWAENVPFNETRDYVKKVLSNTTNYAALITGQPQSLKAKLGLVGPRDATAPAENLELP